Within the Maribacter sp. BPC-D8 genome, the region AAAGAAGCTAAAATATATATCGCGGGTCACCGTGGTCTTGTGGGTAGTGCAATAGTTAAGAATCTTGAAAGTAGAGGGTATTCGAATTTAGTTTACCGAACTCATAAAGAATTAGATTTGACTAACCCCACAGATGTTGCAACCTTTTTTGAGGTTGAAAAACCATCTTATGTTATTCTTGCAGCTGCCAAAGTTGGCGGTATCGTTGCGAATAACACCTATAGGGCAGATTTCATTTATGAGAATCTAATGATTCAAAATAATGTTATTCATCAAAGTTATGTTCATGGGGTGCAAAAATTACTCTTTTTAGGTAGTACTTGTATTTATCCTAAAAATTGTCCGCAACCGATGAAAGAAGATTATTTGTTGACCGATGTTTTGGAGTATACGAATGAACCTTATGCCATTGCTAAAATAGCAGGTATAAAAATGTGCGAGAGTTACAATTTACAGTACGGCACAAACTTTATTTCTGTGATGCCTACCAATCTGTATGGTCCTAATGATAATTTCGATTTAGAAAAGTCGCATGTATTACCGGCATTAATTAGAAAGATGCATTTAGGTAAGGCTTTGGAAAATAATGATTGGAATGCCATTGCTGAAGATTTAAATGCTTTGCCTATTGAAGGAGTGAATGGAAATTCATCTGAAAAAGAAATACTTGCTGTTTTAGACAAGTACGGTATTAAACGAAAAGATGACACAATTTACTTGGAAATTTGGGGATCAGGTAAACCGATGCGAGAGTTTTTATGGAGCGAAGACATGGCAGACGCCTGTGTCTTCTTAATGGAACAGCGAGATTTCAAAGATTGCTATTCACAAGACACCAAAGAAGTACGCAATACACACATCAACATTGGTACCGGAGTAGATATCACTATTAAAGATTTAGCAGAACTTATACAGCAGAAAATCAGTTTTAGAGGTGAATTATATTTTAACACCGAAAAACCAGATGGTACACTAAAAAAATTAACAGATCCCTCAAAATTACATGACCTTGGATGGAAACACACCGTTTCTTTATCACAAGGAATAGAACAAGTATATTCTTGGTATACCGCTAAGAATTAATTAGTTATTTACCTACAGATTTCTATCAACCTTAAATTTAACGTTGACCTGCAGCTGTAAAGCTATAGGTCAACATTAATAACCTATCATTAGCTCTTTGACCAACCATTACTAAAAGCTTAAATGAAGAGATCGAATTTCATAATACCATTATCATTTGTGGTGCATATACTGTTAATTAACATAACACTATATGCCTATATACCCGATACCTATTTTAATGGTTATAGCATACTTTATTATAATCTTACATGGCTTATAACCACGTATAGCTTAAACTTCTATCCTACGGCTAGAAGAGATGGTTTTATGACCAATCTTAAAACTTTTGTTGTATTGTTTGTTATTTATGGTTTGGTCTATTTCACCTCTTTCGTGTTTTTGGGCATGCACTCGTACACACCTGTCTACCTATCATTGGTATATATGCAAATCTGTTTTCTACTGACTTTGTTTAGGGTATTATTTTATTGGTCTAAAAAATTATATAGAGCGAAAGGATTTAATAGTACTAGAGTTGTTGTTATTGGTAAAGACAAAAACCTGCAAAAATTAAAACACATTTTCGATAATCCAGAATACGGGTATCGGTATATGGGCTATTTTGATAATGTAAAATCAGATCACCCTACTTGTTTAGGGGATATAGAAAGCTCTTTCAACTATATTTTCGAAAACAATGTAGAAGAAGTCTACTGTATGGCTTCTAAATTATCTAAGGCTGAAATACAGTATGTAATGAAAATTGCCGATAATAGTCTTAAACGAATAAAAATCATTCCAGATAATAAAGAGCTTTTTTCAAAAGCTATGTCGTTAGAATTATATGGAGGTGTCCCTATTTTGAACTTAAGGGCTTCACCATTAGATTTAGACTACTCAAATTTAATAAAACGCATTTTCGATATTCTGGTCTCAAGCTTTGCGATTGTATTTGTGCTGTCATGGTTAACACCGATAGTCTATATTTTCATGAAAATTGAATCTAAAGGACCTTTGTTCTTTAAACAACAACGCCACGGGGTCAATAGAGATGTGTTTTGGTGTTATAAGTTTAGATCTATGACCAAAAGTACTACGAGCGATACTCAAATGGCTACCAAAGGTGATGTCAGAGTTACTAAATTGGGCAAAATTTTAAGAAAAACCAGTATAGATGAGTTACCTCAATTTTTCAATGTTTTAATGGGGGATATGAGTGTTGTTGGTCCAAGACCACACATGGTAATTCACACCCAAGAATATGAAGGGTCGGTAGATAAATATTTAGTTCGCCATTTTCTAAAACCAGGCATTACGGGCTTAGCACAAATACAAGGCTGCAGAGGTGAAATTGTTGATCGATCAGATATCGTTAATAGAGTACGATATGATATTTTTTATATGGAAAAATGGTCGCTTGCTTTAGATGCCAAAATTGTATTCTTAACAATTTATAACGCAATAAAAGGCGAGGCTAGAGCATATTAATTACTTCTTTTTAAAAAGCTTTTTAACGCCATTAAAAAGTAATAGTGCCACGAAACCTACAATTAGCCCCACTACAAACTCTACCAACATACTAGGAACATTCGGAAGCAGGTGATGAAAGAAGTCTATATTATGGACAAATATTCCGCCCGAAACTAATAGTAACGCTATTGTTCCTATAACCGATAATGCTTTAATTACTTTAGGTAGTGCATTAACAAAGAACCTTCCTATTTTATCAGAAATACTATTCTCTTCTTCGTTTAGGTTAATTAACCGTGTACCAAACTCATCCATACGTACAATTAGGGCAACAATGCCATATACACCTACCGTAGCTAGTAAGGCCACAACCGATACAACAGCAATCTGGGTAACTAAAGGCTCCTTTATAACAGCACCTAAAGCGATGATTACTATTTCTATGGATAATATAAAATCGGTAACTATAGCAGATTTCACTTTGGTCTTTTCTAGTGCCAGAATTTCTTCTTCAGTATAAACCTTCTCTTCCAAAGAGATATGTGCATGCTCGTGAGGCACAAAGAATTCATGAATTTTTTCAGCACCTTCAAAAGCAAGGTAAATTCCACCAAGCACCAAAACTACAGTTACTGCCCAGGGTAGAAAAGCACTTAATAGAAAGGCGATAGGCAGAATTATAATTTTATTGAGCAACGACCCTTTGGTTATGGCCCATAATACCGGTAATTCGCGCTGAGAAACGAAACCTGAAGCTTTTTCTGCATTTACGGCTAAGTCGTCACCTAAAATACCAGCCGTCTTCTTAGTGGCTATTTTACTCATAGCAGCAACGTCATCTAAAAGTGCTGCTACATCATCTAAAATTGCAAAAAAACCTGAAGCCATATATTTATAATTTTAATCAAAAATAATTCAAACAGAACATAATTCAGAATTCTATCCAAGCTAATGTTGACTTAAGATACATTTCTACTGGCTTAGCACACTTTTAAGATTTAGAGATTTAGTATACCGACTGTACGAGCAATAAAGCTTACAGACTAAAAAACGCAATAAATTTGGTGAAATGGCAGAATTAGAAATACAAAAACTTTAAAGTTTAATCAACATTAGTTAATAAAATGCTTACCAAAATATTTTAAACTAAGAACTTCAACAATAAATTTAGGTGTAGAAACTAAATTTCTGCTCGCTAACCTCTTAGGGTCTTTTAAAAAACGAGGCAACCATTCTAAACCTATATTAATCCAAAACTGAGAAGGTCTTTTTACTGTACCAGCATAAAAATCAAATACAGCTCCTATACAACATGTAATTTGTACATCAAGATCATTTTTATTGTCAGCTACCCATTTTTCCTGTTTTGGTGCCGTCATACCAACAAATAATACATCAGGACCAAACTCATTAACTTGGTTACACATTTCCAAACTATCATCAACAGTAAATTCTGATTTGAAAGGCGGAGAATAAGAACCTATTCTAATATTTGGATATTCAATTTTCGCTTTTGCATCAATCAAACTAAGAGTTTCATTTGATGCACCAAGAAAAAAGCATGTTCCTTTCGTTTTTTCTAAATAAGCAAGCAAGTGTACAAAAATATCATAGCCAGCAATTTTATTGAATTTTTTATTTTTCAACATTTTACCTGCCCACACAATACCAATTCCATCTGGCAACAAAAAATCAGAGGCTAATAATGCACTTTTAAAAGAAGGGTCTTTTTCTGCTACACAATAACTATGAGGATTTATTGTATTAATAACAACTTTGTTGTGTAAAGGTAATTTAGGTAATTTGGTAACAATATTATAATCTAAAATTCTCATTAGGGGGTCTTTTAATAAGCGCCGATATGCGAATAAGCTGCGCTGTTGAACATTAATTTAAGCTAACTGTAGTAAATTATTAAATCTTTCACATTTTATTTCACCTGCAAGCTTAGTGTTTCTTATATAATTAAAAACCAAATGGTTATTATTTATTTAAATCTTAAACAGCTTTTAATCTGTTATATTCAATTCTTAGATAAATCAACCAAATAAAAATCAGTTAATTTGTTGCCATTCACTTCCGTCACTTTGTAACCATATAACATCATTATTAGGTATAAAGCTTAATTTATTACCTTTCATATCTACATACTGTAGATTAATCCGAACGGGAATATTTTTTAAATTCTTAAACATAAAAATATGTCCTAGATTTGAAGCTAAGGCACTTGGCATGACTAATTGCTCAACGGTTGAAGTTATTATTAATGTGTTATCTACTATTGAAACTGCCTCCTTTTTCTTGATCAATTTTCGAATTGTATTTACATTAGATTCTGCATTATTTTTATATGTACCACTCGAAGTAGTAATTGTACCATCTACTAT harbors:
- a CDS encoding WecB/TagA/CpsF family glycosyltransferase → MRILDYNIVTKLPKLPLHNKVVINTINPHSYCVAEKDPSFKSALLASDFLLPDGIGIVWAGKMLKNKKFNKIAGYDIFVHLLAYLEKTKGTCFFLGASNETLSLIDAKAKIEYPNIRIGSYSPPFKSEFTVDDSLEMCNQVNEFGPDVLFVGMTAPKQEKWVADNKNDLDVQITCCIGAVFDFYAGTVKRPSQFWINIGLEWLPRFLKDPKRLASRNLVSTPKFIVEVLSLKYFGKHFIN
- a CDS encoding GDP-L-fucose synthase family protein, which gives rise to MLNKEAKIYIAGHRGLVGSAIVKNLESRGYSNLVYRTHKELDLTNPTDVATFFEVEKPSYVILAAAKVGGIVANNTYRADFIYENLMIQNNVIHQSYVHGVQKLLFLGSTCIYPKNCPQPMKEDYLLTDVLEYTNEPYAIAKIAGIKMCESYNLQYGTNFISVMPTNLYGPNDNFDLEKSHVLPALIRKMHLGKALENNDWNAIAEDLNALPIEGVNGNSSEKEILAVLDKYGIKRKDDTIYLEIWGSGKPMREFLWSEDMADACVFLMEQRDFKDCYSQDTKEVRNTHINIGTGVDITIKDLAELIQQKISFRGELYFNTEKPDGTLKKLTDPSKLHDLGWKHTVSLSQGIEQVYSWYTAKN
- a CDS encoding DUF808 domain-containing protein is translated as MASGFFAILDDVAALLDDVAAMSKIATKKTAGILGDDLAVNAEKASGFVSQRELPVLWAITKGSLLNKIIILPIAFLLSAFLPWAVTVVLVLGGIYLAFEGAEKIHEFFVPHEHAHISLEEKVYTEEEILALEKTKVKSAIVTDFILSIEIVIIALGAVIKEPLVTQIAVVSVVALLATVGVYGIVALIVRMDEFGTRLINLNEEENSISDKIGRFFVNALPKVIKALSVIGTIALLLVSGGIFVHNIDFFHHLLPNVPSMLVEFVVGLIVGFVALLLFNGVKKLFKKK
- a CDS encoding exopolysaccharide biosynthesis polyprenyl glycosylphosphotransferase; translation: MKRSNFIIPLSFVVHILLINITLYAYIPDTYFNGYSILYYNLTWLITTYSLNFYPTARRDGFMTNLKTFVVLFVIYGLVYFTSFVFLGMHSYTPVYLSLVYMQICFLLTLFRVLFYWSKKLYRAKGFNSTRVVVIGKDKNLQKLKHIFDNPEYGYRYMGYFDNVKSDHPTCLGDIESSFNYIFENNVEEVYCMASKLSKAEIQYVMKIADNSLKRIKIIPDNKELFSKAMSLELYGGVPILNLRASPLDLDYSNLIKRIFDILVSSFAIVFVLSWLTPIVYIFMKIESKGPLFFKQQRHGVNRDVFWCYKFRSMTKSTTSDTQMATKGDVRVTKLGKILRKTSIDELPQFFNVLMGDMSVVGPRPHMVIHTQEYEGSVDKYLVRHFLKPGITGLAQIQGCRGEIVDRSDIVNRVRYDIFYMEKWSLALDAKIVFLTIYNAIKGEARAY